A part of Haliotis asinina isolate JCU_RB_2024 chromosome 10, JCU_Hal_asi_v2, whole genome shotgun sequence genomic DNA contains:
- the LOC137298747 gene encoding uncharacterized protein codes for MFTFSLLFTGFLTDTPFLSGVALKSECAVACVNDANCSSFFYDVNTQACYLEKYVFVSSDKLQTRSDVQYFSLLNGACPASYIYSRFTNQCLRRFWSPIMTYPAAKTLCMDNSGHLAFIRSQEENRQAAIVARNETLWIGLERDPGDEWHWTNGQSLGSYVNWNSTRIGDDRIYGKMFGFGRWGTYGSTGALRALCEIDV; via the exons ATGTTTACATTCTCCTTGCTCTTCACTGGCTTCCTCACAGACACTCCGTTTCTGTCTGGGGTAGCCCTTAAATCAGAATGTGCAGTAGCCTGTGTGAACGACGCAAACTGCTCCTCATTCTTTTATGACGTGAACACACAGGCGTGTTACCTAGAGAAATATGTGTTCGTGTCCAGCGACAAGCTTCAGACTCGGAGTGATGTTCAATACTTTTCTCTGCTGAACG GTGCTTGTCCTGCCAGCTACATATACAGTCGTTTCACAAACCAGTGTCTTAGGCGGTTTTGGTCTCCGATCATGACGTATCCAGCCGCAAAgaccctgtgcatggacaactCGGGGCATCTCGCCTTTATTCGATCTCAGGAGGAGAACAGACAAGCTGCCATTGTTGCAAGGA ACGAAACATTATGGATCGGCCTCGAACGTGACCCTGGTGACGAATGGCATTGGACAAATGGACAATCTCTTGGATCTTATGTCAACTGGAACTCCACTAGGATTGGCGATGATAGGATTTATGGCAAGATGTTTGGTTTTGGTAGATGGGGTACCTATGGCTCGACAGGGGCATTAAGAGCTCTGTGCGAGATAGATGTTTGA